The following are encoded in a window of Citrobacter freundii genomic DNA:
- the btsT gene encoding pyruvate/proton symporter BtsT, translating into MDTKKLFKHIPWVILGIIGAFCLSVVALRRGEHISALWIVVASVSVYLVAYRYYSLYIAQKVMKLDPTRATPAVINNDGLNYVPTNRNVLFGHHFAAIAGAGPLVGPVLAAQMGYLPGTLWLLAGVVLAGAVQDFMVLFISSRRNGASLGEMIKEEMGPVPGTIALFGCFLIMIIILAVLALIVVKALAESPWGVFTVCSTVPIALFMGIYMRFLRPGRVGEVSVIGIVLLVASIYFGGVIAHDPYWGPALTFKDTTITFTLIGYAFISALLPVWLILAPRDYLATFLKIGVIVGLAVGIVILNPELKMPAMTQYVDGTGPLWKGALFPFLFITIACGAVSGFHALIASGTTPKLLACETDARFIGYGAMLMESFVAIMALVAASIIEPGLYFAMNTPPAGLGITMPNLHEMGGENAPLIMAQLKDVTAQAAATVSSWGFVISPEQILQTAKDIGEPSVLNRAGGAPTLAVGIAHVFHKVLPMADMGFWYHFGILFEALFILTALDAGTRSGRFMLQDLLGNFVPFLKKTDSLVAGVVGTAGCVGLWGYLLYQGVVDPLGGVKSLWPLFGISNQMLAAVALVLGTVVLVKMQRTKYIWVTVVPAVWLLICTTWALGLKLFSTNPQMEGFFFMASQYKEKIANGGELTAQQIANMNHIVINNYTNAGLSILFLVVVYSIIFYGFRTWQKARAINGRSDKETPYVPVPEGGVKTSSHH; encoded by the coding sequence ATGGATACGAAAAAGTTATTCAAGCACATACCCTGGGTGATTCTCGGAATCATCGGTGCATTTTGCCTCTCGGTAGTGGCATTACGTCGGGGTGAACACATCAGCGCCCTGTGGATCGTGGTCGCCTCTGTCTCTGTTTATCTGGTGGCCTATCGTTACTACAGTCTGTACATCGCCCAGAAAGTGATGAAACTTGACCCCACGCGTGCCACGCCAGCGGTCATCAACAACGACGGTCTGAACTACGTCCCAACCAACCGTAACGTCCTGTTCGGTCACCACTTTGCTGCTATCGCCGGGGCAGGTCCGCTGGTTGGACCGGTACTGGCCGCGCAAATGGGCTACCTGCCTGGTACGCTGTGGCTGCTGGCGGGCGTAGTGCTGGCCGGTGCAGTGCAGGACTTCATGGTGCTGTTTATCTCTTCTCGCCGTAACGGCGCGTCTCTCGGTGAGATGATCAAAGAAGAGATGGGCCCGGTACCGGGAACCATCGCGCTGTTCGGCTGCTTCTTAATCATGATCATCATCCTGGCAGTGCTGGCGCTGATCGTGGTGAAAGCGCTGGCGGAAAGCCCGTGGGGTGTGTTCACCGTCTGCTCAACCGTACCGATCGCGCTGTTCATGGGGATCTACATGCGCTTCCTGCGCCCGGGACGTGTGGGCGAAGTGTCGGTGATTGGTATTGTTCTGTTGGTTGCCTCCATTTACTTCGGCGGCGTGATTGCCCACGACCCGTACTGGGGCCCGGCACTGACCTTTAAAGACACCACCATTACCTTTACGCTTATCGGCTACGCATTTATCTCTGCGCTGCTGCCGGTATGGCTGATCCTCGCCCCGCGCGACTATCTGGCCACCTTCCTGAAAATCGGCGTTATCGTTGGTCTGGCTGTCGGTATCGTTATCCTTAACCCAGAGCTGAAAATGCCGGCGATGACCCAGTACGTTGACGGTACCGGTCCGCTGTGGAAAGGGGCACTGTTCCCGTTCCTGTTCATCACCATCGCCTGTGGCGCGGTGTCTGGCTTCCACGCGCTGATCGCCTCCGGTACCACACCGAAGCTGCTGGCCTGTGAAACCGATGCGCGTTTCATTGGTTATGGCGCAATGCTGATGGAATCCTTCGTCGCAATTATGGCGCTGGTTGCCGCCTCCATCATCGAACCGGGTCTGTACTTCGCGATGAACACCCCGCCTGCGGGCCTTGGCATCACCATGCCAAACCTGCATGAAATGGGTGGCGAGAACGCGCCGCTGATTATGGCGCAGCTGAAAGACGTGACCGCGCAGGCAGCGGCAACCGTCAGCTCCTGGGGCTTCGTGATTTCGCCTGAGCAGATCCTGCAAACCGCGAAAGACATTGGTGAACCGTCCGTTCTGAACCGCGCCGGTGGCGCACCGACGCTGGCTGTCGGTATCGCTCACGTGTTCCACAAAGTGCTGCCGATGGCTGACATGGGCTTCTGGTACCACTTCGGTATTCTGTTTGAAGCGCTGTTCATCCTGACCGCACTGGATGCAGGTACCCGTTCTGGCCGCTTTATGCTGCAAGATTTGCTGGGTAACTTCGTCCCGTTCCTGAAGAAAACCGACTCCCTGGTTGCCGGTGTTGTGGGTACTGCGGGCTGCGTAGGCCTGTGGGGCTACCTGCTGTATCAAGGCGTGGTTGACCCGCTGGGCGGCGTGAAGAGCCTGTGGCCGCTGTTCGGTATCTCTAACCAGATGCTGGCCGCCGTGGCGCTGGTTCTCGGCACCGTGGTACTGGTTAAAATGCAGCGCACCAAATACATCTGGGTCACCGTGGTTCCGGCCGTATGGCTGCTGATCTGCACCACCTGGGCGCTGGGTCTGAAACTGTTCAGCACCAACCCGCAGATGGAAGGCTTCTTCTTCATGGCAAGTCAGTACAAAGAGAAGATTGCTAACGGCGGTGAACTGACCGCACAGCAGATTGCCAACATGAACCATATCGTCATCAACAACTACACCAACGCAGGCCTGAGTATTCTGTTCCTGGTGGTGGTGTACAGCATCATTTTCTACGGGTTCCGTACCTGGCAGAAAGCCCGCGCCATCAACGGCCGCTCTGATAAAGAGACGCCGTATGTACCGGTGCCGGAAGGCGGCGTGAAGACCTCTTCACACCACTAA
- the tsr gene encoding methyl-accepting chemotaxis protein translates to MLKRMKIVTSLLLVLALFGLLQLASGGLFFNSLKNDKENFTVLQTIRQQQSALNATWVELLQTRNTLNRAGIRYMMDQSNIGSGATVAELMQVASTALKMTEKNWATYESLPRDPRQSEAAFQEINRTYDIYHGALAELIQLLGDGKINAFFDQPTQSYQDGFEKQYMNYMQQNDRLYDIAVEDNNSSYSQAMWVLACVLITVLAAIIAVWFGIKFSLIAPMNRLIDSIRHIASGDLVKRIDVEGSNEIGQLAESLRHMQSELMSTVGDVRNGANAIYSGASEIAMGNNDLSSRTEQQAASLEETAASMEELTATVKQNAENARQASHLALSASETAQKGGKVVDNVVQTMRDIASSSQKIADIISVIDGIAFQTNILALNAAVEAARAGEQGRGFAVVAGEVRNLAQRSAQAAREIKSLIEDSVSRVDVGSTLVESAGETMDEIVNAVTRVTDIMGEIASASDEQSRGIDQVGLAVAEMDRVTQQNASLVEESAAAAAALEEQASRLTQAVAVFRIQHDQKRPRDVAAAKPASTTTQTRKAVATDAGENWETF, encoded by the coding sequence ATGTTAAAACGAATGAAGATTGTTACCAGCTTACTGCTGGTATTGGCGCTGTTTGGCCTTTTACAACTGGCCTCGGGCGGGTTGTTCTTTAATTCACTGAAGAATGACAAGGAGAACTTTACCGTTCTGCAAACCATTCGCCAGCAGCAGTCTGCGCTGAATGCGACCTGGGTTGAACTGCTGCAAACGCGAAATACCCTGAACAGGGCAGGGATCCGCTACATGATGGATCAGAGCAATATCGGCAGCGGCGCCACCGTGGCGGAGCTGATGCAGGTGGCGAGCACTGCGCTGAAAATGACCGAGAAAAACTGGGCAACCTATGAATCGCTGCCGCGCGATCCGCGTCAAAGCGAAGCCGCGTTCCAGGAGATCAATCGTACCTATGACATCTACCACGGTGCGCTGGCAGAGCTGATCCAGTTGCTGGGCGACGGCAAGATCAATGCGTTCTTTGATCAGCCGACACAAAGCTATCAGGATGGCTTTGAGAAGCAGTATATGAACTACATGCAGCAGAACGATCGTCTGTATGACATTGCGGTTGAAGATAACAACAGCTCTTACAGCCAGGCGATGTGGGTGCTGGCTTGCGTGCTGATTACCGTGCTGGCGGCCATTATCGCCGTCTGGTTTGGCATTAAGTTCTCGCTGATCGCCCCGATGAACCGCCTGATTGACAGCATTCGTCATATTGCCAGCGGTGACTTGGTGAAGCGCATCGACGTGGAAGGCTCCAACGAGATTGGGCAACTGGCCGAGAGCCTGCGCCACATGCAGAGTGAGTTGATGAGCACCGTGGGTGATGTGCGTAACGGTGCTAACGCCATTTACAGCGGTGCCAGCGAGATTGCGATGGGCAATAACGATCTCTCGTCACGTACTGAGCAGCAGGCGGCTTCGCTGGAAGAAACCGCGGCCAGCATGGAAGAGTTGACGGCAACCGTGAAGCAGAACGCCGAAAACGCCCGTCAGGCCAGCCATCTGGCGCTGAGTGCCTCCGAAACGGCGCAGAAAGGCGGCAAAGTGGTGGACAATGTGGTGCAAACCATGCGTGACATTGCCTCCAGTTCACAGAAAATTGCCGACATTATTAGCGTGATCGACGGCATTGCCTTCCAGACTAACATTCTGGCGTTGAACGCCGCAGTAGAAGCGGCACGCGCAGGTGAGCAGGGCCGTGGATTTGCGGTGGTCGCCGGTGAAGTACGTAACCTGGCCCAGCGCAGTGCGCAGGCCGCGCGCGAGATCAAGAGCCTGATTGAAGACTCGGTCAGCCGCGTGGATGTCGGTTCAACGTTGGTTGAAAGCGCCGGTGAAACCATGGATGAGATCGTCAATGCGGTGACCCGCGTGACCGATATCATGGGGGAAATCGCCTCAGCATCTGACGAGCAGAGCCGCGGTATCGATCAGGTCGGTCTGGCCGTTGCCGAGATGGATCGTGTAACCCAACAGAACGCCTCGCTGGTGGAAGAGTCCGCTGCCGCCGCGGCGGCGCTGGAAGAACAAGCCAGCCGTTTGACCCAGGCCGTTGCTGTGTTCCGTATTCAGCACGATCAAAAGCGTCCGCGTGATGTTGCTGCCGCAAAACCGGCATCGACAACCACTCAGACGCGTAAAGCCGTGGCGACGGATGCGGGTGAGAACTGGGAAACGTTCTAA
- a CDS encoding BrnA antitoxin family protein — MSMIKHKRGSASALSAQHEAELKALANKPDDDIDYSDIPVTEDEQWSEANRGTFFRPLKTQASVRIDADVMEWLKRPGKGYQTRLNAILREAMLREQNKK, encoded by the coding sequence ATGAGCATGATTAAACATAAACGTGGCAGCGCATCCGCGCTGAGTGCTCAGCATGAGGCGGAACTGAAGGCGCTGGCGAATAAACCGGATGATGATATTGATTATAGCGACATTCCGGTGACTGAAGATGAGCAGTGGTCAGAGGCTAATCGCGGTACGTTTTTCCGTCCGTTGAAAACTCAGGCATCGGTGCGCATTGATGCCGATGTGATGGAGTGGTTAAAGCGCCCCGGGAAGGGTTACCAGACGCGGCTAAATGCTATTTTGCGCGAGGCTATGCTGAGAGAGCAAAACAAGAAATAG
- the yjiA gene encoding GTPase, protein MTPIAVTLLTGFLGAGKTTLLRHILNEQHGYKIAVIENEFGEVSVDDQLIGDRATQIKTLTNGCICCTRSSELEDALLDLLDNLDKGAIDFDRLVIECTGMADPGPIIQTFFSHEVICERYLLDGVIALVDAVHADEQMNQFTIAQSQVGYADRILLTKTDVAGESEKLRERLARINARAPVYTVTHGDIDLAQLFDTNGFMLEENVVSAKPRFHFIADKQNDISSIVVELDYPVNISDVSRVMENLLLESAEKLLRYKGMLWIEGEPNRLLFQGVQRLYSADWDRPWGDEQPHSTLVFIGINLPEDEIRAAFAGLKK, encoded by the coding sequence ATGACCCCGATTGCAGTCACCCTACTCACCGGTTTTCTCGGCGCGGGTAAAACCACCCTGCTGCGCCATATTCTCAACGAGCAGCACGGTTACAAAATTGCCGTTATCGAAAACGAATTCGGCGAAGTCTCGGTGGACGATCAGCTGATTGGCGACCGCGCCACGCAGATCAAAACCCTGACCAACGGCTGCATCTGCTGCACCCGTTCCAGTGAACTGGAAGACGCCTTGTTAGACCTGCTCGACAACCTCGACAAGGGGGCGATCGATTTTGACCGTCTGGTGATTGAGTGCACCGGCATGGCCGATCCCGGCCCGATTATTCAGACCTTTTTCTCCCATGAAGTGATTTGCGAACGCTACCTGCTGGACGGCGTGATCGCGCTGGTTGACGCGGTGCACGCCGACGAACAGATGAACCAGTTCACCATCGCCCAGTCGCAGGTTGGCTACGCCGACCGCATCCTGCTGACCAAAACCGACGTAGCAGGTGAAAGCGAGAAACTGCGTGAGCGCCTGGCGCGCATCAACGCCCGCGCGCCGGTGTATACCGTCACTCATGGCGACATCGACCTCGCGCAGCTGTTCGACACCAACGGTTTTATGCTGGAAGAGAACGTGGTCAGCGCCAAACCGCGCTTCCACTTTATCGCCGACAAACAAAACGATATCTCCTCGATCGTCGTCGAACTGGATTACCCGGTGAATATCAGCGATGTGTCCAGGGTGATGGAAAACCTGCTGCTGGAATCTGCCGAGAAACTATTGCGTTACAAAGGCATGTTGTGGATCGAAGGCGAACCCAACCGCCTGCTGTTTCAGGGCGTCCAGCGCTTGTACAGCGCCGACTGGGACCGCCCGTGGGGCGACGAACAGCCGCACAGCACGCTTGTGTTTATCGGCATTAATTTACCGGAAGACGAGATTCGGGCGGCATTTGCGGGGTTGAAGAAGTAA
- a CDS encoding DUF1127 domain-containing protein yields the protein MEFHENRAKQPFIGLVQVWRAIKRWHLRAQTRRVLQQMSDERLKDVGLRRDQVE from the coding sequence ATGGAATTTCATGAGAACAGAGCAAAGCAGCCATTTATTGGTTTGGTGCAGGTCTGGAGGGCGATTAAACGCTGGCATCTGCGGGCGCAAACGCGGCGCGTATTGCAACAGATGAGCGATGAGCGGCTAAAGGATGTCGGGCTGCGACGCGATCAGGTGGAGTAA
- a CDS encoding YbdD/YjiX family protein yields the protein MFGTLGQAKKYLGQAAKMLIGIPDYDNYVEHMKTNHPDKPYMTYEEFFRERQEARYGSGGSSCC from the coding sequence ATGTTTGGTACTTTAGGTCAGGCAAAAAAGTATCTCGGTCAGGCGGCAAAAATGCTGATTGGTATTCCGGACTACGACAACTACGTCGAGCATATGAAGACCAACCATCCCGATAAGCCGTACATGACCTACGAAGAATTCTTCCGCGAGCGCCAGGAAGCCCGCTACGGTAGCGGCGGAAGCAGTTGCTGTTAG